The genomic DNA GCCGCCGCGCTTGAGTTCGAGCTCCAGCTCGCACACGGGCGATTCGCGCTCGTCGGGCGTGCCCGCATGGGCGATGACCTTGCCGACATCGAGCGCCAGCTCCACCACGGCCGCGCCGTCGCCCGTGGTGCGCACGTCGCGCGTGAGCCGCACGATGTCGGTGGACTGCCGTTCGACCAGCGGGGCGCCGCTCGCGGCCAGCACCTTGGCAAGCCGCTCGCCCACGGGCGTGCCGTGGTGGCGCTGCGGGTCAATGGCCGGCGCGGCGCGGCTGGCCGCCGCGGCGCCCAGGTCGACGTTGTGTTCGAGCCGATGCAGCGCGTTGTCCCCGGTGGCCTTGGCGGTCTGCACCCAGCGCCGCCCCTCCTTGCGCAGGCGCAGCACGATGCCCTCGGCGGCCAGCGCCTGGTCGGCGGTGTCGAAGTAGCGCGCCTGCAGCCGGGTACGCACGACGCTGCCGCGCCGCATGGCGGCTTCCACGGCTTTCAGGCGCTGTGCGGGAACATGAAACTTGAACTCGATTTCCATGCCGGCCATGATGCCCGGTCTTTCTCCGCACGCCATGCGGGCACTGTCGCTGGAATGGACAAGCAGCAGAAAGGCACACACCATGACCGCCCTCGACCCCACCACCCTCCTGGCCGCCGGGGCCGCACGGTCGGCCAAGGCGCTGGCCGCCAGGCAAGTGAGCGCGGTCGACTTGTGCGAAGCCGCCATCGCCCGCATCGAGGCGCTCGACGGCCCGCTCAACGCGGTGGTGGTACGCGACTTCGACCGCGCGCGCCGCCAGGCCGCCGAAGCCGACGCGGCGCTCGCGCGCGGCGAGCGCCGGCCGCTGCTGGGCGTGCCGATGACGGTGAAGGAGGCCTTCAACGTCGCCGGCCTGCCGACCAGCTGGGGCCTGCCGCAGTACCGCGATTTCGTGCCGCAGCAGGACGCCGTCGCCGTGGCACGCCTCAAGGCGGCAGGCGCGGTGATTCTCGGCAAGACCAACGTGCCGCCGGCGCTGGCCGACTGGCAGTGCGACAACCCGGTGTATGGCCGGACGGTGCACCCGCTCGATGCCAGGCGCACGCCGGGCGGTTCCTCGGGTGGCGGCGCAGCGGCGGTGGCCACCGGCATGGTGGCGCTGGAGCTGGGCTCCGACCTCACGGGCTCGCTGCGCGTTCCCGCGAGCTTTTGCGGCGTGTACGCGCACAAGCCGAGCGAGGGCCTGCTGCCGACGCGCGGCTTTGCATTTCCGGGCACCGAGGAGGCGCCGGCCGCGCTGCCCTCGGTGATCGGGCCGATCGGCCACGGCGCGGACGACCTCTCGCTGGCGCTCGATGTGCTGGCCGGGCCCGATGCGGCCCACGTGGCGCAGGGCCGCTTCATGCTGCCGGCGGCGCGCCATTCGGCGGCGAAGGACTGGCGCGTGCTGGTGGTCAGCGCGCATCCGCAGGCCGCGGTGGCGGCCGATGTGCGCGCCGCCGTCGAAGGCGCCGGGCAGCGGCTGGCGAAGGCCGGCGCCTCGGTCGCCCAAGCCTCGGACCTGCTGCCCGACCTGGCCGAGGTCGGCGACACCTACGGCCAGATCGTGCAGACCGTGCTCGCGCATGCCGAGCCCGGCGGCCGTTCGCCGATGCGGCTGCGCACCTGGTTCGACCTGCTGGCCACGCGCACGCGCATCCGGGCGCAGCTGCGCACGCTGTTCATGCAATTCGACGCCGTGCTGTGCCCGGCGGCGGGCTGCGCGGCCTTTGAACACGTGACCGAGCCTGATTTCGAGAAGCGCACGCTCACTATCGATGGAAAGCCCACACGCTATGACGCACTGGCCGCCTGGTCGGGGCTCGCGAGCCTGGGCGGCCTGCCCGCCACGGTCGCTCCCGTGGGCTTCACAGCCGGTGGATTGCCGCTGGGCGTGCAGATCGTCGGCCCGTATTTCGAGGACCGCAGCACCCTCGCGCTGGCCGGGCTGCTGGCAAAAAGTGCCCTCCGATAAAAATAATGTGGACACCGTACATTTTCTTTGCTATCTTTTGTGGACGGCGTACACAACACGCCGGCAAACCTCCGATCCACTCTTCATCAACATAGGAAGACAACCATGGCCAACAAGCAGATCTTCGTGAACCTCGCCGTCAAGAACCTCGACAAGTCCAAGGCTTTCTTTGCCGCGCTGGGCTACACCTTCAACGAGAAGTTCACCGACGCCAACGCCGCCTGCATGGTGATCCAGGAAGGCAGCATCCACGCCATGCTGCTGGTGGAAGACTTCTTCAAGACCTTCACGAGCAAGAGCCTGGCCGACACCAGCAAGAGCACCGAGGTGCTGCTGTGCCTCTCGTGCGAAAGCCGCGCCGAGGTCGACGAGATGGTGGCCAAGGCGGTGGCCGCGGGCGGCACGGTGCCGCGCGAGCCGCAGGACTACGGCTTCATGTACGGCCACGGCTTCCAGGACCTCGACGGCCATCTGTGGGAGCTGATGTACATGGACCCGAACGCCGAAGTGACCCATCAGAACGCCTGATGCTGCGCTGCTGACGCACAAGAACGATGCCCATCGTTCCATATGCGCTCCTCACTGTTGCGCGGAAGGCCCCTTCCCTGAAGCGGGTGCGCCCCGATATTCCACAAAGCAGCGCCGCCGCGCATTCAGCGGCGGCGCACCCAACCGAAAGGAATACCGAGGTGTCCAGCAACAACGACAGCAGCAGCCATATCGAGGAAGGCCGCAGCCCCGTGCTGCAGGTGAGCCCGCTCGGCTTCCCGTGGCAGACGATCGATCCGTTCCTGTTCTGCGTCTATCACGACGACGCCTACCCGAAGGCCAACGCGCAGATGGGGCCCGCGGCGCCGCTCGCGGGGCGCCAGATCGGCCAGGACTTCAGCCGCAAGGACGGCTGGAGCATGTACCACGGCGACACGGTGCCGGGCTTTCCCTCGCATCCGCACCGCGGCTTCGAGACGGTGACCATCGTGCGCAAGGGGCTGATCGACCATTCCGATTCGCTGGGCGCCACCGCGCGCTTCGGCGGCGGCGACGTGCAGTGGCTCACAGCCGGCAAGGGCATCGTGCATTCGGAGATGTTTCCGCTGCTCGATGCGAACGCGCCGAATCCGCTGGAGCTGTTCCAGATCTGGCTCAACCTGCCGGCCAGAAGCAAGATGGCCGAGCCGCACTTCACGATGTTCTGGTCGGAATCCATTCCGCACTTTGCGTCCGACGATGCGGCGGGCGGCCGCACCGAGGTCGCGGTGATCGCGGGCCGCTTCGGCGGCACCGCCGCGGACGGCGGAACGGCGCCGATCCATCCGCTCGCGCCGCCGCCGGATTCCTGGGCCGCGCAGGCCGATGCCGACGTGGCGATCTGGACGCTCAACATGACGCCCGGCGCGCAATGGACGCTGCCGGCCGCCGCGGGCGATGGCACGCGGCGCATGCTGTACTTCTTCAAGGGCGCGGTGGCGACCATCGCAGGCCGGCGCGTGGAAGGCCCGGCCGCCATCGAACTGCGCGCCGACACGGCCGTCGAACTGCGCAATGGCGATGAAGAGCCGGGCGAATTCCTGCTGCTGCAGGGCCGCCCCATTGCCGAGCCGGTGGTGCAATACGGTCCGTTCGTGATGAACACGCAGGCCGAGATCAGCCAGACGCTGGCCGACTACCGCCGCACGCAGTTCGGTGGCTGGCCCTGGAGCGATCCGGCACCGGTGCATGGCCGCGATGCGGCGCGTTTTGCGCGGCACCCCGGCGGGCGCGAGGAAAAGCCGGCGGCCTGAGCCACGCGGCCCCGCGGTCTCAAAGCGCCTTGAGGATCTCGGTCGCAGGTGCGGTCATGCTGGGCACGAACTCGATCACGTGCGTGCTGGCCGCGCCGTTCTGCACGAAGGGGTCGCGTGCGAGCACGGCCTCGAGCTCTGCCCGGTCGCCCGAGCGCGCGAAGATCACGCCGCCCTTGCGCGGCACCTGCCGGCCCGAGGCCAGGAACA from Variovorax sp. V93 includes the following:
- a CDS encoding amidase family protein; the encoded protein is MTALDPTTLLAAGAARSAKALAARQVSAVDLCEAAIARIEALDGPLNAVVVRDFDRARRQAAEADAALARGERRPLLGVPMTVKEAFNVAGLPTSWGLPQYRDFVPQQDAVAVARLKAAGAVILGKTNVPPALADWQCDNPVYGRTVHPLDARRTPGGSSGGGAAAVATGMVALELGSDLTGSLRVPASFCGVYAHKPSEGLLPTRGFAFPGTEEAPAALPSVIGPIGHGADDLSLALDVLAGPDAAHVAQGRFMLPAARHSAAKDWRVLVVSAHPQAAVAADVRAAVEGAGQRLAKAGASVAQASDLLPDLAEVGDTYGQIVQTVLAHAEPGGRSPMRLRTWFDLLATRTRIRAQLRTLFMQFDAVLCPAAGCAAFEHVTEPDFEKRTLTIDGKPTRYDALAAWSGLASLGGLPATVAPVGFTAGGLPLGVQIVGPYFEDRSTLALAGLLAKSALR
- a CDS encoding pirin family protein encodes the protein MKRVRPDIPQSSAAAHSAAAHPTERNTEVSSNNDSSSHIEEGRSPVLQVSPLGFPWQTIDPFLFCVYHDDAYPKANAQMGPAAPLAGRQIGQDFSRKDGWSMYHGDTVPGFPSHPHRGFETVTIVRKGLIDHSDSLGATARFGGGDVQWLTAGKGIVHSEMFPLLDANAPNPLELFQIWLNLPARSKMAEPHFTMFWSESIPHFASDDAAGGRTEVAVIAGRFGGTAADGGTAPIHPLAPPPDSWAAQADADVAIWTLNMTPGAQWTLPAAAGDGTRRMLYFFKGAVATIAGRRVEGPAAIELRADTAVELRNGDEEPGEFLLLQGRPIAEPVVQYGPFVMNTQAEISQTLADYRRTQFGGWPWSDPAPVHGRDAARFARHPGGREEKPAA
- a CDS encoding VOC family protein, yielding MANKQIFVNLAVKNLDKSKAFFAALGYTFNEKFTDANAACMVIQEGSIHAMLLVEDFFKTFTSKSLADTSKSTEVLLCLSCESRAEVDEMVAKAVAAGGTVPREPQDYGFMYGHGFQDLDGHLWELMYMDPNAEVTHQNA
- a CDS encoding YciI family protein, with product MFIVTLTYIRPLEELDVLMDGHMAWLRKHYQSGLFLASGRQVPRKGGVIFARSGDRAELEAVLARDPFVQNGAASTHVIEFVPSMTAPATEILKAL